The nucleotide sequence GCGCTGATGCCGATCCTGTGGTGGGGAACCGAGATCCAGCGCGACCGGTGGCTGCGCCGGGCGACCGATCCCGCCGATGTCGGCTTCCTCGCCGGTTTCGCCGTGAGCGAGCGCGGTGGGACGGCCAACTTCGACGACCCCAGCCCGCGCGGCGGGATCCAGGTCGTCGCCGACCACGATCGCGCCAACGGCGAGTACGTGCTGCACGGCGAGAAGCACTGGCCGTGCAACGCCGGCGGCTGGGACCTGCGCGGCGCCGACGTCACGCTCTGCGTGGTGCGGACCGACCGCAACGCGGGCGGCACCGGTGCGCTGAGCGCGATCCTGGTCGAGCGCGGGACCGACGGTGTCGACTACGAGGTGATCGACACCATGGCGCACCGCACCTGCCAGAACGTGACGATGACCTTCCGCGGGGCGCGGGTCCCCGAGGAGAACGTGCTCGCCGTCGGCGAGGGCGACCTGCTGATCAACCGGAGTTTCACCTGGTCCGGCCCGATCGCCGCGATCGCCGCGGTCGGCCTGGCCCGCGGGGCGTACGAGTTCACCCTCGACTGGGCCCGGACCTACACCGGCGGCGGCTCGGTCCCGATCATTGCGCACCAGGCCGTCGGCTACCTGCTGACCGACATCGCCGCCCGGATCGAGGCCGCCCGCTACTTCGCCTGGAAGGCGGCGCACTACATGGACCGCCATCCCGGCGAGGGCCAGGCGCTCGGCGGGATGAACAAGACCTACTGCAGCGAGTCCATGCAGGGCGTCGTCAACGACTGCATGCGGGTGGTCGGGGTGAATGCGCTCGACCGGAAGTTCCCGCTTGCCCGGTACTACCGGGAGGCGGCGGTGTTCTCCCTCTACGACGCCGGGAACCTGGGGATGCAGCGCCGGCGGGCCTGGGGGGAGATGACCGGTCGGGGGCTCGGGCCGGACACCTTCGTCGACGACGGGACCCTGCGATGACAACGACACCTTGGTGGCCATGATCCGAGCAGCCGGCGTCGTGGGCCTCGGGAGGGCGGGTGCCGCGGTCAGCCGGTTGTCGGAGACGCGATGTCGCGGACGTGGTCGTGACCTGCTCTGCGGTTGACGTTGCCGCTGAGGCGCGCCATCCGGTTGCGGCTGATCAGGCGGGAGATGAAGGCGATGGCGCGGTCGGAGCGACCGCCGGGAAACGAGATCGCTCGGCCGTGGGCGAAGTCGTCGAGGGATTTCGCTGCGATGCGCTCAGGAGATACGGCCTTGGGGTTCAGGGTCGCGGTCGTGGTGTCGAAGAAGCTGGTTTCGACGGGGCCGGGGTGGACGGCCATCACGCGGATATCGGTGCCGCGAAGTTCCTCGGCGATGGCCTCGGTGAACGACAACACGAACGCCTTGGTCGCGCCGTAGCTGGCTTGGAAGGGCATGGGCTGGAAGGCGGCCACCGAGGCGACGTTGATAATCCCGCCGCGGCCACGCTCCAGCATGCCGGCTCCGATGCTGTGGACAAGGCCGATGAGCGCGGTGATGTTCAGGTCCACCGAGTCGACATTGGGTGTCAGCGGGCGGGGCAGGAACGGGCCGACCGCGCCCATGCCTGCGTTGTTGATGAGCAGATCGATCTCGATGCCGTGCTCGGCGAGGGTGTTCGCGATCGCCTGCGGTGCCGCACGGTCGAACAGGTCGACCGGCAGAACGACGACCCGGGTCTGGTGGGTCTCGCGCAGTTGTGCGGCAAGCATCTCGAGCGCTTCGGCCGAGCGTGCCACGAGAACGAGGTCGGCCCCGCGGGAGGCCAGTTGATGTGCGTATGCCTGGCCGATTCCCTTCGAGGAGCCGGTGATCAGTGCGGTGGTTCCGGCGAACGAGTGCATGAGGAGGCCTTTCCGGGGGTCCAACCCGTAGCGATGCTTCGAGTCTCGAACCATATGTTCCTTCGAGCATCGAAGCAAGTGGGTAGGCTGCGGTCATGACGCGTCGCCTTCTCGAAACGGCAGTGGTTGCCAGCCAGTCGCTGGTCGCGCAGACGAGCGTGCGGCTGGACGCCGTCCTGGCCGAGCATCGGCTCACCGGGGCGACTGCTCAGGCTCTGTGGGCGATCGATCCGGACGAGAAGCCGCCGTCGATGAAGACGATGGCCCAGCGCTTGTACTGCAACGCCCCGAACCTGACCTTCGTCACCACCCAGCTCGCCGACCGTGGTCTGGTGGAACGGGTTGTGGATCCTGCGGACCGTCGTTCGCGGCTCGTCTCGTTGACCCCTGAAGGCCTGCGCGTGCGGGCAGTGGTCATCAAGGCCGCACTCGAGGCCAGCCCCCTCGCGCATCTCGGAGAAGAACACCTCGCTCAGCTGGTCGAAATCCTCCGCGCGGCACTCGACACCGCGGCAGATGAGGCTTCGGTGTCCTGAGATGCGGTGCCGGCCGGTGGGGCGCTGAGGCCCTCGCCGGCGCCCGGTCGATGGAGGAGGGGTAGGGCGTGCCCGGCTGAGCGCCCCGTAGACCGCTGCCGAGCTGGCCCATCGGCTCGGCATGGGCGCCGCGTGGTGAACCACGTCGACTGCCATGGGTAGCTGGCTGGACAAGTTAGTTGATGTTTGCCCGCGTCGGGCGCGATAGCGTCTGTGACGCGGCGGGCAGCGATCGCCGTCGACGTTTCCGACTCATCTCGGAGGACCAATCATCCAGCCGGACAGCACGACATCAGCACCGGACGACCCGCCGTCCGTGTGGTGGGTCAACCAGGGCGACACGTTCGGCCCCGAGCGGGCGGGCGAGTTCATCTGGGCGCCCCTGCTCAGCAAGTCTGGCCGCCCGCAGCACCACTGGGAGACCCTGGATCGGGTCGCCGCGGGGGACGTCATCCTGCACTACAGCAACGGCTACCTCCGCGCGACCAGCGTCGCGGAAGGACCGTCGGAGCGCGCAGCCAACCCGTTGAACACCGATGCCTGGGCGAATGAAGGCCGGACCGTCCGAACTCGGTATCGCGATCTCAACGAGCCGATCGCGCTCGCGGCAATTCCAGAGCCACTCCGCGCCGGCCGCGGCGGGCCCTTCACTCGGATCGGCTCGGTCCAGCAGGGGTACCTGTTCCCCGTCGACGAGAAGCTCGCTGCCGACCTTGCCGGGCACTTCCCCGAGATCCGGGAGGCGCTCCCCGAGGTTGCGGCTCCCGATACCGCCGACCTGCTTGCCGAGACCGTGCAGCCTCGCGAGATCTTCAGCGGCTTCGCCGCGGCCGTCGAGACGTCCCGGCTGACGTTCCCCGCGGCCGAGGCACTCGTGCCGTCGTTCCTGGCTGGACTGCTGGCCAAACCGTTCGCGATCCTCACCGGGCTGTCCGGATCGGGAAAGACGCAGCTGGCGATGCGGCTCGGCGAGTGGTGGGGGCGCGATGATCACGGCCGCCCTCGTCACCTGGTCGTTCCGGTACGTCCGGACTGGACCGGCCCGGAAGCAGTGTTCGGCTACGAGGATGCATTGCGCAGCGCCAGTGCCGGCCGGTCGATCTGGTTCGTGCCGGAGTCACTGGAGTTCATCCTGCGGGCTGCCGACGACTCGACCCGCCCGTATCTGCTGATTCTCGACGAGATGAACCTGGCGCACGTCGAGCGCTACTTCGCGGATTTCTTGTCCGGGGTGGAGTCACGCAAGCCCCTGCTACCCGATCTCGTGCGCGACGAAGCAGACGGCAGCTGGCGGGCGCGGAGCTCGGAGAAGCTCCCGCTCCCGCGGAACCTGGTCGTGGTGGGCACCGTCAACGTCGACGAGACGACCTACATGTTCTCGCCGAAGGTTCTCGACCGAGCCTCGACCTTCGAGTTCCGGGTCGATGCCGACGCTCTCGATCCGAGCCGTGGACGCCCGGTGAGCGCAGCACCGGCTCCCGATGTGCTGCTCCGCGCGTTCTGCGATCTCGCCGAGGACGACGACTGGCATCGCGTCCACCCGCACCCCGACCAGCCTGCGATCGTCGACGCGCTCCGGAGCCTGCACGGGATCCTTGCCGCAGCTGATCTCGAGTTCGGCCACCGCACCTTCTACGAGGCGATCCGGTTCGCTGCCTTCTACGCAGCCGCCGGCGACACCGACGTTGACCGCGTCCTCGACCTGATCGTGATGCAGAAGCTGCTGCCGAAGGTGCACGGTTCTCGGCGGATCGTCGAGCCGATGCTCACAGCGCTACTTGACGTCGCGGGCCAGGAGTCGCCGCGGCTGCCGGCGACGTCGCGCAAGGTCTCCCGGATGTTGACCGCGGTGCGCGCCAACCAGTTCGTCAGCTTCACCGGGTGACGATGGAGCCAGACGAACTCCGCATCCCACTCTCGGGTGGCGGCGCCGCGCGCATTGTCATCACGGCGCTGCCACGTGGCCGGGCGCTGGTCGCGCGCTCGGGCCGGCTTGCGCTGCGCGAGAGCGCGACGTACCGGTACCGCGTTGACGGCGTGCCGGGCGATGTCCGTCTCGAACCGGGTGAGCTGGTCGAGCCGGACGACGGCAGTGGGCGCACCGGTCGGATCCGTCCCGGGCAGTCAGTTGGCCGGCTCCGGTTCGCGCTGAGGGCCGGTGCGACCACACTGCACGGGGACGTGCACGTCGTTCCCGCCACCTTCGCCCAGCCTGAGCAGTACCGACAGATGCTCGACGACATCGCCGAGCACGCGGCGGAGGCAGTACTACAGGGATTCGCCCCGACCACACAGGACTTTTCCTCAGGCGACGCGTCGGCCGAGCTGCTCTATCAACGCTTCGCCGTGCTTCAGAGCAGGCTCGCCTCCGACGACTTCGCGGCGGCATCAGGCCGGGTCGTTCATCAGCCACACCACGGCTGGGAGGTCGAGGTCGAGCACCGGCCCGCCGGGAGTGGATTCCCGCGTGGGTCCGCCGCCGGCCGTGCGATCACCGCGCCGGGAGCACGTCGTTCCTGGCCTGCGGGACAGCGGGCCGGGATCCCGTCGATCCCCTCGCGTATGCCCGTCCAGCGCCATGAATCCACAGTGGATACGCTGCCGAATCGATTCGTGAAGTATGCGCTGGAGCACTGGCGCGGCATCGCCGATCAGCTCCTCGACGTCCTGGGTGTCGCGACAGATCTCGATCCCGGCCCGGTGCGGCGGGGCCGCGACGCAGCTCGGGACGTGATCGAGCAGCTCGACGAGCTACTCTCGAACCCGGTCTTCCGCGAGGTGGGCCCGCTCGCCGCATTGCCGACAAGCAACCAGGTACTCCTGAGACGCTACGGCTACCGCGACATCTTCCGCACGTTTGCGCTGGTGGAGACCGGTGTCGCGCTGTCGTTTGAGGACGCTGGCCTCGACGATCTCTTCAGCGCCTCTCAGCGGAACATCGCGACGCTCTACGAGTTCTGGTGTTTCCTCGCACTCGCCGACGCGGTGGGGCGGGTCTGCGGGGCCTCGAAGACCGCGCATGCGTTCACCGCGGTTGGTGACGGCCTGGCGCTGACCCTCCGCTCGGGACAGGCCTCGGCGATTAGCTGGACGCTCGATCGGGGCGGGCGCCGGCTCGCCGTCGAGCTG is from Pseudonocardia autotrophica and encodes:
- a CDS encoding acyl-CoA dehydrogenase family protein, with translation MAVDFELTAQQRALKYAAREFAREVLRPVAERADAHPDPQEAFRLMKPVYEQAVASGLSTMFLPREYGGGGASTVDFLLVVEELCAVDPGFPTVLLVNGLALMPILWWGTEIQRDRWLRRATDPADVGFLAGFAVSERGGTANFDDPSPRGGIQVVADHDRANGEYVLHGEKHWPCNAGGWDLRGADVTLCVVRTDRNAGGTGALSAILVERGTDGVDYEVIDTMAHRTCQNVTMTFRGARVPEENVLAVGEGDLLINRSFTWSGPIAAIAAVGLARGAYEFTLDWARTYTGGGSVPIIAHQAVGYLLTDIAARIEAARYFAWKAAHYMDRHPGEGQALGGMNKTYCSESMQGVVNDCMRVVGVNALDRKFPLARYYREAAVFSLYDAGNLGMQRRRAWGEMTGRGLGPDTFVDDGTLR
- a CDS encoding SDR family NAD(P)-dependent oxidoreductase produces the protein MHSFAGTTALITGSSKGIGQAYAHQLASRGADLVLVARSAEALEMLAAQLRETHQTRVVVLPVDLFDRAAPQAIANTLAEHGIEIDLLINNAGMGAVGPFLPRPLTPNVDSVDLNITALIGLVHSIGAGMLERGRGGIINVASVAAFQPMPFQASYGATKAFVLSFTEAIAEELRGTDIRVMAVHPGPVETSFFDTTTATLNPKAVSPERIAAKSLDDFAHGRAISFPGGRSDRAIAFISRLISRNRMARLSGNVNRRAGHDHVRDIASPTTG
- a CDS encoding MarR family winged helix-turn-helix transcriptional regulator, which translates into the protein MTRRLLETAVVASQSLVAQTSVRLDAVLAEHRLTGATAQALWAIDPDEKPPSMKTMAQRLYCNAPNLTFVTTQLADRGLVERVVDPADRRSRLVSLTPEGLRVRAVVIKAALEASPLAHLGEEHLAQLVEILRAALDTAADEASVS
- a CDS encoding McrB family protein yields the protein MWWVNQGDTFGPERAGEFIWAPLLSKSGRPQHHWETLDRVAAGDVILHYSNGYLRATSVAEGPSERAANPLNTDAWANEGRTVRTRYRDLNEPIALAAIPEPLRAGRGGPFTRIGSVQQGYLFPVDEKLAADLAGHFPEIREALPEVAAPDTADLLAETVQPREIFSGFAAAVETSRLTFPAAEALVPSFLAGLLAKPFAILTGLSGSGKTQLAMRLGEWWGRDDHGRPRHLVVPVRPDWTGPEAVFGYEDALRSASAGRSIWFVPESLEFILRAADDSTRPYLLILDEMNLAHVERYFADFLSGVESRKPLLPDLVRDEADGSWRARSSEKLPLPRNLVVVGTVNVDETTYMFSPKVLDRASTFEFRVDADALDPSRGRPVSAAPAPDVLLRAFCDLAEDDDWHRVHPHPDQPAIVDALRSLHGILAAADLEFGHRTFYEAIRFAAFYAAAGDTDVDRVLDLIVMQKLLPKVHGSRRIVEPMLTALLDVAGQESPRLPATSRKVSRMLTAVRANQFVSFTG
- a CDS encoding DUF2357 domain-containing protein; this translates as MEPDELRIPLSGGGAARIVITALPRGRALVARSGRLALRESATYRYRVDGVPGDVRLEPGELVEPDDGSGRTGRIRPGQSVGRLRFALRAGATTLHGDVHVVPATFAQPEQYRQMLDDIAEHAAEAVLQGFAPTTQDFSSGDASAELLYQRFAVLQSRLASDDFAAASGRVVHQPHHGWEVEVEHRPAGSGFPRGSAAGRAITAPGARRSWPAGQRAGIPSIPSRMPVQRHESTVDTLPNRFVKYALEHWRGIADQLLDVLGVATDLDPGPVRRGRDAARDVIEQLDELLSNPVFREVGPLAALPTSNQVLLRRYGYRDIFRTFALVETGVALSFEDAGLDDLFSASQRNIATLYEFWCFLALADAVGRVCGASKTAHAFTAVGDGLALTLRSGQASAISWTLDRGGRRLAVELYFNRHFSVVHGSHSADGSWTRAMRPDCSLRVRPLTAVPGDAELDVWVHFDAKYRVDRLVEQLSVAEETVEAQAAAEEERAETVARSKREDLLKMHAYRDAIHRTAGAYVLYPGDVPVQVSRYWELLPGLGAFPLRPGPLGAFGAQELEQFVDSVIEHVSDQASDDERDRFWTASVRQRNHAAPRGLAPASFLERPPADTGVLLGYVRGDAHRGWIEDTGLYNVRAGDRPLCQDHLRQVEVSGSQ